In Elusimicrobiaceae bacterium, the genomic stretch TGCCGGTTTCACTATTGGCCCACATCACAGAGACCAGTGCCGTATCGTCGCGCAAAGCGTTTTTATATTGATGCATATCAAAGCGGCCCTGTTTATCTACCCCGATATAATCTACTTGATATCCTTGGCTTTCCAAATAACGGTACGGATGCAAAATGGCCGGATGCTCTACAGCGGAAGTAATAATATGTTTTTTCTGCGGAAAACTGCGCACCGCGGAAAAAATGGCCGTATTATCACTTTCAGTCGCGCAAGAGGTGAAAATAATTTCATCGGCATACGCCGCGCCGACTAAAGCCGCTACTTGTTTGCGGGCCTGCTCCATAGCGTGATGAGATTCTGCCGCCAGCGGATACATAGAGGAAGCGTTGCCGTATTTTTCCGTAAAATACGGTTTCATCGCTTCAAATACCGCCGGAGCGACCGGCGTAGTGGCATTATTATCCAAATAAATCAGTTTCATATTAGGCCTTTTCTACCGTCACCGCAGGATCTAATTTTTCCTGCAAAGTCTTTTCAATAAAACCTTTCAAGGTTACATCTGCGGCTAAACAGCCCTGGCACATACCGATCAAACGCACTTTAATCACTAGGCCGGATACGTCCACCAGTTCCACAGAACCACCGTCTTTATTGAGTTGTGGGCGGATGTCTTCTTCCAACACTTTTTCAATGCGTTTGATTTTTTCCACGATGGTTAAATCAGCAAATTTTTTGTCTGCGTTATCGGCACTGGGTGCGGGCACTGCGCACGAATTGACTTTATCTAAAATTTTTTGAATATCGCCTTTGCACTTGCCGCAAGCACCGCCGGCTTTGGTATAAAAGGTGACTTCTTCAACCGTCGTCAAATGATTGGTGCGAATGGCCTTAATAATGGCTTCTTCCGACACATTAAAACAATGGCAAACGATTTTTTCGGCTTCCTGCTCAAATACCACCGGCTTGCCGCCTTGACGATAACTTTGCACCGCCGCTTCTAGGGCTTCCATTCCCATCACCGAGCAA encodes the following:
- the nifU gene encoding Fe-S cluster assembly protein NifU, translated to MWDYTEKVMDHFRHPRNVGAIENADATGQVGSLVCGDALKLTLKINKETEVIEDAKFETFGCASAIASSSVLTEMIKGKTLEQASKITNQDIADELGSLPAEKMHCSVMGMEALEAAVQSYRQGGKPVVFEQEAEKIVCHCFNVSEEAIIKAIRTNHLTTVEEVTFYTKAGGACGKCKGDIQKILDKVNSCAVPAPSADNADKKFADLTIVEKIKRIEKVLEEDIRPQLNKDGGSVELVDVSGLVIKVRLIGMCQGCLAADVTLKGFIEKTLQEKLDPAVTVEKA